Within Pseudomonas paeninsulae, the genomic segment GTGCTCTACGACGATGGCCCCGGCACCTTCGCCGCACGCGCCTGGTGGTTACTGACCTGGCTGGGCAAGCGCGAGGGCGTCTACTTGCTCGACGGTGGTTTGCAGGCCTGGCGCGAGGCAGGTGGCGAACTGAGCCAAGTGCTGCCGCAGCCAGCACCCGGCGACTTCGACGGACACCCCGATAGCAGCCTGCTGGTCGACGCCAGCCAGCTGCAACAACGCCTCACCGATCCGCAGCTGACCCTGCTCGACGCCCGCGCCCTGCCGCGGTTTCGTGGCGAGGTGGAGCCGCTCGACCCGGTTGCCGGACATATCCCCGGCGCCCGGTGCGCAGCCTTCACCGACAATCTGGACAGCACTGGGCACTTCCTGCCGGCGGCCCAACTGCGCCAGCGCTTCGCCGCGCAACTTGGCGAACGCCCGGCCAGCGAACTGGTGGCCTACTGCGGCTCCGGCGTCACCGCGTGCCACAACCTGTTCGCCCTGTGCCTCGCCGGCTACCCGCTGGCGCCACTGTATGCCGGCTCCTGGAGCGAGTGGATTACCGACCCGAGCCGCCCTGTGGCGGTGGGCGACGAGCAAACACGCAATCGTTAACCGCCAACCTGACCACGTACTTTCTTCAGCTCCTGAGTCGGCACCTAGCCATTGCCACCGCGACGCGGGCAAGCGCAACGCTGAGCTCATGCAGGAGACGCGAGCCCGCGCGATGCGGGCCGCTGGCCCGCAGGATCGCCAAAGCCTCGCGCCGAGGTCACGGAACGCCGCCCGGACCCTCCGACAAGAGCAGCCCACAGCGCCAATCCCTGCAGGAGGCGCGCCCCGCGGCGATAGTGGACGCAGTCCGCCAAACACCCAAAGCATCGCCCCGGTCGAGCGCTCCACATGGAAGTGGGAAATGCCGCGCGCCCGTCAGCGAGCCCATGGATGGGGGAGTAGGAATAATGTCGGGAACATGTTCGAGAACAGCCGCGGCCCCACAGGTCCGTGCGGCGCCTGGCGGCGTGGGCAATCGCCGAGTTGAGTAGGTAATCCGCAAAACCAAACCGATGGCGGCAGATTGCGCCTGCCTGCTGGCTAAGTACCAAGCGGAATATAG encodes:
- a CDS encoding sulfurtransferase, with amino-acid sequence MPIAQLLSTDQLQARLDQPELVILDCRFALDDPAYGQRSYADGHIAGAQFADLERDLSGPIQKGISGRHPLPEPAQLLARLRAWGLHDNSTVVLYDDGPGTFAARAWWLLTWLGKREGVYLLDGGLQAWREAGGELSQVLPQPAPGDFDGHPDSSLLVDASQLQQRLTDPQLTLLDARALPRFRGEVEPLDPVAGHIPGARCAAFTDNLDSTGHFLPAAQLRQRFAAQLGERPASELVAYCGSGVTACHNLFALCLAGYPLAPLYAGSWSEWITDPSRPVAVGDEQTRNR